The Halanaerobium saccharolyticum subsp. saccharolyticum DSM 6643 genome segment TCGATCAATATCACCTTTACGGCATCTTGCCAATCCGGCTACTTCTATTCCCTTTACATTTTCTGATACCATTTTAACAGCTTTAAAATCTCCCTCAGAAGAAATTGGAAAGCCAGCTTCTAAGACATCAACCTTCATCTTAGCCAACTGCTTAGCTATTGCCAATTTTTCCTCCGGAATTAAAGTGACTCCAGGCGACTGCTCACCATCTCTTAAGGTTGTATCAAATATTTTTACATTAGCCATTAATTTTCACCACCTTTGCTTAAAATCCTGAATAACTAGTCGATCCAGGACATCATCTTTCTCAACTTGCGTCCGACTGCTTCTATCTGAGAATCTTCATCTTTTTTGGTTAAGGAATTAAATACAGGTCGATTTGCCTGATTTTCTAAAATCCACTCTCTAGCAAATTTACCGGTCTGAATATCTTCTAATACTGCCTGCATATTTTCTTTTACATGCTCATCAATTACTCGAGGACCAGAAACTAAATCTCCGTATTGAGCTGTATCAGAAATTGAATCACGCATGGTAGAAATTCCACCTTCAAACATCAGATCAACAATTAATTTAAGTTCATTTAAAACTTCAAAATAAGCAATTTCTGGCTGGTAACCTGCCTCAACTAGGGTTTCAAAACCGGCTTTAACAAGTGCGGTTGTTCCACCACATAATACTGCCTGCTCACCGAAGAGATCTGTTTCTGTTTCTTCCTGAAAGGTTGTTTCAATAACTCCAGCATGAGTACAACCAATTCCTTTTGCATAAGCTAAACCTAGCTCATAAGCTTTTCCTGTAAAATCTTGATATACAGCCAGTAAGCCAGGAACACCTTTACCGTCTTCATATAGTCTGCGCACTAAATGACCCGGTGACTTAGGAGCTACCATAAAGACGTCAACATCTTTCTGCGGTACAATCTGATCATAGTGAATATTTAAGCCATGGGAAAAGACCAGTGCATTGCCTGCTTCTAAATTGGGTTCTATATCATTTTTAAAGACTGAAGCCTGTTTAATATCAGGAATTAGAATCTGAATAACGTCGGCCTTAGCTGCTGCTTCAGGAGTGGTTAAGACTTCAAAACCATCTTCTTCTGCTAAGGGCCAGCTTGAACTTTCTTTTCTCAAACCAACTACTACATCTACTCCACTATCTTTAAGGTTTTGAGCCTGGGCATGTCCCTGACTACCATAACCGATAACTGCTACTACTTTGTCTTCTAAGTACTTTAGGTCTGCATCATTGTCATAATAAATTTTCATTTCTATCTTCTCCTTTATGTTCTCTATATTTATATTTATAAAAAAATTTAGCTCTTTTTTTGTGCCTGGCCTCTACTTAAGGCAACTATTCCTGTTCTTACAAATTCTGCTATACCGAAATCCCTCAATAATTCTGTTAAAGCTTCTAATTTATCTTCAGTTCCTGTTGCTTCAATCATTAAACTGTCAGGTGCTACGTCTACAATCTGAGCTCTAAATGTATCAGCAATTTGAATAATTTCTGAGCGCTGTTTGCGGGTGCATTTAACTCTGATTAAAATCAGATCTCTTTCCACAATTGCACTTTTATCAAGCTCAGTAATTTTTAAGACATTGATTAATTTATGCAGCTGCTTTGTAACCTGCTCTAATACTTTTTGATCACCTTTTACTACAATTGTCATCCTGGAAATCTCAGGATTTTCGGTTTTACCAACATTTAAACTTTCAATATTGAAATTACGCCTGCTAAATAATCCAGCAACTCTTGTTAAAACACCAGGTTTGTTTAATACTGAAACTGATAAAATATGTGTCATAAATTATCCCCCTATCATATCTTTTAAGCCGGCCCCAGCCGGTACCATTGGATAAACATTTTCTTCTTCTGGAATGTGGATGTCTAAAATTGCTGGTCCCTTAAGCTCCATTGCTTCTTTAAGTGCAGCATCAAGTTCTGACTTCTTTTCAACACTCTTCGACCAGATTCCATAAGCTTCTCCCATTTTTACAAAATCAGGGGCTGGAATTTTAGTTTCTGAATATCTTTTGTCAAAAAACATCTCCTGCCACTGTCTGACCATTCCTAAATATTTATTATTAAAGATGATAATTTTTACAGGAACATTATAGGTTTGGATTGTACCCAGTTCCTGAATATTCATCTGAATACTACCATCTCCAGCAATTAAGATAATTGTTTCATCAGGCTGTCCCACCTGAGCTCCTATTGCAGCCGGCAGACCAAAACCCATTGTTCCTAAACCACCAGAACTGATAAACTGGCGCGGCTTCTTATATTTATGAAACTGAGCTGCCCACATCTGATGCTGGCCAACTTCGGTGACTATAGTCGACTCACCATTTGTATATTTATCAACTTCTTCCATAATATACTGAGGTTTGATAGTCTCAGAACCATCATCTTCATATTTAAGTGGATATTTTCTTTTAAGTTCTTTAATTCTCTGCTGCCACTTTCCATTTTCTTTTGCCTCGATAAAGGGCAGAATCTCAAGCAGTACATCTTTGACATCTCCAACTATCGGTATTTCTACATCAAGATTTTTTCCGATTTCTGCTGGATCAATGTCAATCTGAATAATATCGGCCTGAGCTATAAACTCATCAAGTCTGCCGGTTACTCGATCATCAAAACGGGCACCAATTGCAATAACTAAATCTGTTTCCAGTGTTGCTTTATTTGCATATTGAGTTCCGTGCATTCCAAGCATTTCAAGTGCTAATTCCTGATCTTCAGGATAAATGCCCAGTGCCATCAAAGTTGTGGTTATTGGGATTTTAGCCCGATCGACCAGCTCTCTAATTTCTTTTTCTGCTCCAGAGATTACAGCTCCACCACCAACATAGAGCAGCGGTCTTTTGGCGTTATTTATTGCTCTAGCTGCTTTATTTACCTGCAGTCTGTGGCCTTCAAATTGAGGCCTATAGCCCGGCAGAGAAACTTTAGTCGGATAATTAAATTCTGCCACTTTTTGGGTTACATCTTTTGCCAGGTCGATCAAAACTGGCCCGGGTCTGCCTGTTTTAGCAATAAAGAAAGCCTCCTTGATTGTTTTTGCCAGATCATTAACATCAGTAACTAAAAAGTTGTGTTTGGTAATTGGTAAAGAGATTCCTGTGATATCTGCCTCCTGAAAAGAGTCTTTTCCAATCATTGAACTTGAAACCTGTCCTGTAAAAGCGACCAGGGGGACTGAATCCATAAATGCATTTGCCAGTCCTGTAACCATATTTGTTCCACCTGGTCCAGAAGTAGCAATACAAACCCCTACTTTCCCACTACTGCGAGCATAACCATCTGCTGCGTGGACTACTCCCTGCTCGTGTCTTCCTAAATAGTGTTTTAAACCTGAGTTATATAAGGCATCATAAAGGTTAATAACAGCACCACCCGGATATCCAAATATTGCCTCAACATTTTCTTTTTTAAGGGATTCAACTATTATTTCCCCACCATTTAATTTTGGCATTATTTCACCTCCGCTGTAATTTTGAAAATAAATAGATACAAAAATAGCCCTGAAAATAATTATTCAGGGCAGAAAAATATCTAAGAATTAAAACTGGATAAATTGACTGAAAATTAAATAAACTTCTCTCTGTATACGAGTATAGTTCTTTCAGTTGTCTAAGTAGTATTTTTTAGCTAATAGCTAAAAATAGATATACTACTCCCTTAATATCTCAGTTTATAAAATTCTTAAATGAAGCCAACCCTTCTCGACTACTTGCTATTCTATAACTTCATTTAATATTCTATTTATATTGTACACTATACTAAATTTATATCCTTTTATCAATCATTTTTTTAAAATATCTTTAATTTTTTTGATATTTCTCTAAAATGAGAGTCTGATTAATCGAGTACCGCTCCTTTAGAAGCTGAACCAACTAATTTTGCATAACGTTTGAGATAACCAGTTACCTCAGGCACAAAAGGCTCTACTTTTTCCATTCTGGCTGCTAATTCCTCTGCTGATAATTCTACTTCCAGAATGAATTTATTCATATCAATGTGAATTATGTCGCCCTCTTCTAAAGCTGCTATTGGTCCTCCGGCTGCTGCTTCGGGTGAAACATGGCCGATTGCTGCCCCTCTGGTTGCACCAGAAAAACGTCCATCAGTAATTAAGGCTACACTATCATCCAGTCCCATTCCTGCTAAGGCAGAGGTTGGGGACAGCATTTCTCTCATTCCGGGCCCACCTTTGGGACCTTCATTTTTGATGACTACTACATCCCCTGGATTAATGGCTCCCTGATTAATAGCTGCTATTGTTTCTTCTTCACTATTATAAATTCTTGCTGGTCCTCGGTGCTCCATCATATTTTCTGCTACTGCTGCTCTTTTTACAACTGAGCCCTCAGGTGCAAGATTACCTTTTAAAATAGAGAGTCCTCCTCTTGCGTGGTAGGGATTATCCAGTGGTCTAATAATCTCGTGATCTACAAATTTAATTGCTTTTAAATTTTCTCTAAGTGACTGACCGGTTACTGTTACTGTATCTAAATTAATTAAATCACCTTTAACTAATTCATTAATAACTGCATGAATACCGCCAGCTGAGTTTAAATTCTCCATATGATTTTTACCTGCTGGTGTTAAAGAACAGATATGTGGTACCTGATCACTAATTTCATTAAATTTATCTAAAGGAAGATCTATACCTGCCTCATGCGCAATCGCTGGTAAATGCAGAGCTGTATTAGTCGAACATCCCAGTGACATATCAACAGTTATTGCATTGGCAAATGACTTTTCTGTTAAAATATCAGAAGGACGAATGTCTTTTTCGATCAGCTTCATTACTGCTTTACCTGCTGCTTTAGCCAGTCTAATTCGATCAGCTTTAACTGCTGGAATAGTTCCATTACCAGGTAGTGCAAGTCCTAAGACCTCTGCTAGAGAGTTCATCGAATTAGCTGTAAACATCCCGGCACAGGATCCGACCCCCGGACAGGCTGAGCGTGCAATTTGATCTAATTCTTCTACTTCCATCTCACCAGAAGTAACTGAACCTACTGCTTCAAATACATTGTGTAAGTCAATTGCTTCACCACAGTGACTGCCGGCTTCCATCGGTCCACCACTAATTACTATTGCTGGAATATCTAATCTGGCTGCTGCCATCATCATTCCAGGAACAATTTTATCACAGTTTGGTATTAAAACTAGTCCATCAAGCTGATGTCCATTAACTACGGCTTCGACTGAATCTGCAATAATTTCGCGGCTGGCCAGTGAATAATGCATGCCGCTGTGGCCCATTGCAATTCCATCACAGACACCAATTGTGGAAAAAGTTAGCGCTGTACCACCAGCTGCTGTTATACCATGTTCTACTGCATCTTTAATTCTATCTAAGTGTTTGTGACCAGGTATAATATCATTTGCTGAATTAGCAATACCAATCATTGGTTTATCTAAATCATCATCGTCAAGTCCCAGTGCATAAAGTAATGATCTGTGGGGAGCTCTTTCGATTCCTTTTTTAATTTTATCACTTCTCATTTTATTCCTCCTATGCTGCTCACTTCTTATTGAAAAGCACTATTTTATTTTAATTAATCATTATAAATTTCTGTTCCTGTTGAACCTGCTATTTCTCTAAACTTTGCTATTAGATCTTTGGTTCTCTGGCCTACACTACCATCTGCAATTGTTCTGCCATCAACTTCTACTACTGGTATAACCTCAGCTGCTGTTCCACTTAAGAAACATTCTTCAGCATTAAAAAGATCATGTCTTGTAAATAGCTCTTCTTTAATTTCTAATCCCATTTCTGCTGCTATTTCAAGAACTACTTCCCTTTTGGTTCCTTTTAAAATACCTGCATATTTAGGTGGTGTATAAAGTTTACCTTCTTCTATAATAAAGATATTATCCCCTGTGCATTCTGCAACATAGCCATCACTGTTTAAAATAATAGCCTCAGGTGCATTCTGCATATTAGCTTCTAGTCGGGCCATAATATTATTTAAATAGTTAAGTGATTTAATTCTGGGGTTGACCATCTCGGGTCCGTTTCTGCGAGTTGGTACTGTAACTAATTTTAAACCAGTCTCATATAATTCTTCTGGATAAAGCTGAATTGCACTGGCAATAATAACTATTGTAGGCTCTGGACACTTACGGGGATCTAATCCTAAGTCTCCAACTCCTCTGGAGACAACTACTCTTATGTAAGCATCCTGTAAATCATTGGCTCTAATTGTTTTTAAAATTGCTGCTTCCATTTCTTTTTTGTTTAAAGGAATATCCAGCATAATTGTTTTAGCTGATTGATATAAGCGCTTAATATGCTGATCAAGCATAAATACCCGCCCGTTATAGGCTCTAATTCCCTCAAAAATTCCATCACCATAAAGATAGCCATGGTCAAAAACTGAAATTTGCGCCTGATCTTCAGGGACAATTTCTCCATTCAGATAAATATTTCTACTCACTACTTTGTCCTCCTCAAAATGTTATACTCTTACTAAAACTTCTTTATTAATGCTATTTATTTATCTATAGGGATAGCATTATATTTAATTATATATTGGTTATAAATTATATAGTTAAATATTTGAAATGTCAAGTTTTAGAAAAGAAAAAAACTCCCAATTAAGGGAGTTAATTAAGTAATTAATTTTATTCATTATCTCCAGCAAATGATCCCCTGATTTCAAAACCTAAGTAATAAAAATTTGTTTTGTCTTCTTCTTCATTGTTGAGAATACCACTAGAATTATATTCTTTATCTTTATTATAACTTCTATTAAAACCAAAAAACATCTTATTTTCATTTTCAAATTCATAATCTAAAAAAAGATCTAGTAAACTCATTCTGTTTTCATCACCATCATCATTATACTCACTGTAAGGCTTGTATAAATATTTACCATGAAGAATTAAATTTTCACTAACTGCAGTATCAAGTGCCATTAAATAAAACATCGAGTCGTAATCACTACTGTTATCTAAAATTGAACCAGAAAAATAATTTGTTTCACCAGAAGAATCAAATCGCCCAATAATTGGTGTAAGCCGGTATTCTCCTTTTTCTAATTCTCCAGGTTCAATTGGTCTGATATAATCTAACTGCCAGTCTGACATCATTATGTCAGAACCTAAAATCATTGATTCTAATCCCATCTGAGCAAATACTCCACTGCTTAGAGTAAAAATAAAAAATAATGCTATTCCACATACAAGTAATTTTTTGTGCATAAAGACTCCCCCTTATTTTTTTGCAGGATTTTTGTCGATTATCCTGAATAATATATTAAGAATAACATTTTTTATATTATTTTGTTATTACCCAAAAGTGTAATTTTTAGGAGGAGTAAACACGTGAATTTAGAAATCAAATGGGAAATTATTTTAGATATTATTTATAAAACAGGTAGAATTATTGATTTACATAAGTATTCCTATTATTTTTTAAAAGAACTTAATCAAATTATCCCATTTTATGCTGCTAATTTTTTTCTTTTTGACAACGAAAAAGAATTAATATGTGATCCTATCTGTTTTAATATTAGTGATAGTGTATTAAAAGACTATAATGATTATTACTGGCAAATAGATGACATTAGAAATTTAGCTTTTGATCAGCATGAACCAATTATTAGCACTCAATTAATGGATTATAATAGTTGGACTAATACTGAATATTTTAATGATTTTCTGGCTAAAAACAGACTATATTATTCCTGTGGAATTGATATCCACGCCGAAAAAAGACTTTTAGGGACTATCAGTCTTTTTAGAACCTGCAAGGATAGAAATTTTGGCCCTGCTGATCTAATCTATTTAAATCTTTTAGCTAAACACAGCAGTAATCATCTTAAAAAATTGTTTGAAATAGATAGATTGAAAAAACAAAGAAATAAAAAGCAAGAAAATATAATTATACATAAAGCAGAAAACTTTAATTTAAGCAAAAGAGAAAAAGATGTTTTGAAACTTATTTTATTAGGTAAGACTAACGAAGAAATTGCAAAAAATTTATTTATTTCAGTTAATACAGTTAAAAAACACCTCAGCCATATTTTTAATAAAACAGAGGTACATAATAGAACTGAATTAGCTTCTCTAATTTATAAGAAAACCTCAGCTTTTTAAATAAACTGAGGCTTTTGAGTTAATAATTATTTTTTAAATTTAATATACTGATCTGTATCATTTGCAGATGTTGATGAGAAATTATTTAAAATAATTTCTCGTGGAACATCACCAATATTTATTATAAGAGAATCTGGACTATTATTTTCAGTATTGAGCTCAAATGAGACTGTTTGGGTTTTAGTAAACTCAATAACTGTTCTATCAGTGCCACTATTATCTCTATATTTAAATTCTGCCCCATCAAAACCAATTATTGCTTCTCCTGAGTCTAAAGCTTCATTATAATCAGACACTAGTTCAATCCTGGTTGAATTTCTAATATTCTCTGCAATATAACTTGTTAAAAACCTGATTTCTCTTTGGGTAGCAGATTTTTCTTCAGTAAAATAGAAATTTCTGATCCCAGAACTAAAACTACTAAAAACTGCTGTTAATATTATTCCCCCTAAGGCAATAATAATTATAATTTCAACAAGCGAAAATCCATCTTTATCATTTATTTTTTTTAATAAAATCAATTATATCACATCCTAAATTACTAAATTTTATTAAGGAGAGATGGGATAAGCATAATAATTAATTTCTAAAGTCCCTTCACCTATACCTGTAAATGAATAATTTTTAGTTATTGAATACTCATTTAGAACTATTGAAGCTAATTCTGTGTTGTTTACATCATTTTCTATGAATTTAATAGTAATTGGTGTGGTTGATGTTCCTGCACCCCTGAGATCATTAATCAGACTTGCTCTGGCCTCATTTATTGCATTAGTTTTATCCGTAAAACTAAAAACTGTTCTTACCCCTTGATAAAACAGAGGAAAAATAGCAGCAGCTATAATCCCAATAATGAGTATTGATATAATAACCTCAATCAAAGTAAATCCTTTTTCAAACAATATAATCACCCCTCTTATTTTACTCCCATTTTCCTCTTGCATAAATAGAAAAATTATCATTTGGAGAATCTATTGGGCTATACTTTATTTCAGTACCTCCATTTTCTAGTTTTAATGTATTTGAAATTATTGCACCCTCTGATAATCCCTGTGTTTCAAATTGAATATCTAAATTTGGAGCATAAATATATCCATAAAATGCGGATGATGTTTCTATTTTATATTCTATTTCATCTTTATCTATAGGGAGTTCACTCGATAATGCTTCTGCATTATTTTTTTCCATTATATAAAATTTACTTGGGTCATAAGATGAATTTTCAAGTTCCGGACTAATAATCGCATTTTCTTCTGATTTAAAATAATTAGTATGAATAATTAATCTTCCAGTACCAGTGCTGTTAATCTTTATTTCAGAATCATTACCTAATTTAACTTCGTTTTCAACATAAACATGAATATCTTCATTTTCAACTGAAAACTCTAATGTTTCATTTTGAATGTCAATATTTTTAACTGCTATAATACCATCAGAATTCAAGTCAGAAGAAGTATAAATTTTATTTGTATCAAATACAATAGCATCATTATAATTTATTGGTTCATCAGGAAAACCAAATTCGTCAACATCAGGCAAAGTTTTTTCAACTTCATAAGCAATATTTCCATCAACATCAGCCTCTTCTATTATGAGATCTTCATTAGTACCTCCAGTACCTACATCTCCAATAATTGATCCAAATGTTTCTAGTTTACCACCAATTTTCATATATACAGCCAAATCAAAGATACTGATTTTATCTATATTAAGAATAACCTTTTCTGAAACTGAATTTACTTCTGATGTAGAGTTAATTTTGAAACCAGACGTTGAAGATTCCACTTTAATATTTGAAACTTTATCATTATTTTTAACTATATTAAAATCAACTTCACCAAGAGTAAGATCACCTTTTTCTAGCATAGCCTCAGCTGTTAAATCTGCTCCCGCTCTAGCTAGATAATAAGCTTTAATCTGGTTCTTATCCCTTTCAGCTTGTTTATATTCAGCCAAAGTTATTCTTAAAATGACTGAGCCAAAAACTAAAAGAACAGCTAAAACCACAAAAGTTGTAACCAAAAAATATCCGTTTTCTCCAATTGATTTAAATGGTTTTTTTAACATAAGTCAGCCCTCCTGACTAGAAATGAGATTAATAAACAAAAAAGTAAATATAAATCAATAAAGACCTATATTTACTTTTAAAGACATAAGAGTTATAACTATCAGGAACCCACCAATATTTAGTTTTTTATTATTTACTTTCTAATCTAATTATATCAGATTATACTAAGGAAATATATAGAATTTAATATATTATTACAATTTATTTTATGGAGTCATATTTCTAGGAACAATCTTTGTATTAACTGTTTCAAATTTGCTGCATTCATCATCCCTGCAAACTTCAATTATTATTTCATAAACTTCATCCAATTTAACAATATTAAAACCTTTTATATTTGGAATACGTTTTTTTAATGTTTCATCACTGTTATTAATTAAAATTTCTTTATTTTCATATTTTACAATAGTTTTCCCATTTAAAATAATTTTATCATCATCTTCATCAATTTTAGAAGCATTTCTGGCATATTTAGAAATTTCAGTTAGTCTAATTTCTGCAATTTGTTTTGTATTCATTCTTTTAGTGCTAGGTCGAACAATATTAAATAAATCAACTAAAAAACCTGTTGATACAGCAACTACAATTCCTACAATTGCAAGGGCTAACATTAGTTCTACTAATGTAAATCCCTTTTCTTTTTTTATATCCATTTATTCATCACCTGCCAAAAGCACTTCAGTAGTATAAGTTCTATCATCCCATGTTATTTTAATTTTAAATAAAAACAAATTAGAAGCAGGAATTTCATCTTCTGGATCACGTTCAATAATAATATTCTTGTTAGAGTCATCATTAAGACCAATAGAATAGTTTTGATTTTCATCGTTAATAATATTTTCAATATCATTAATAAGATTAGAATCTATATCTTCCCAATTTTCTTCATTTTTCCAATTATCTTTATTAGCTCTTAAACTTTCAATAATAGAATCTGTAACTCTAATCCCTTCTAGTCGTTGATTTACTCTTGATTCAACTCTGAATGAATTAATAATACCTCCAGAAAAAGCGATAACCAGAATCAATATTATTCCTAAAGAAATTACAATTTCTAATAAAGTAAAACCTTCTTCTTGTTTTATTAGTTCCATAATGTAATCCCTCATCTCTATAATTGACTCCAATTTTTAATTTTTGGTTCAGGAGAATAAACAAAATCATTAGGTAAATCATCTGAATTTACATAAAACCCACCAGTTCCTCTGAAATCAAGATAATAATCATGCTTGTTTGAGTTTTCAGAGTATATAAAAACTAAAGTATTATCCCAATCATCAGATCTTGAAGCTCCATTATGTGATAAATTATCTTTAATAAAAATAACTGAATTATCAATTTCTAATTTTGTATTAATATCGAATTCACCTTCTACAACAATAATAGAATTTTTAATAACTTCTGGGGCTTTTTTATTGCCACCACCAGACTTCATTATTAAATTACCATTTCTAATTAAAATATTTTGAGAATCAATAGTATTATTTTCATCCATAGTATCACTCAAATTAAAATCATTATTCTCAAAAACATGATTAAAACCACTATTATCAAAATCATCCTCATTAAAAAATTTTTGATCTAAAAACATTTTTGCTAAACTCAAAAAAGTTTCACTTGGCCATTCATTAAAACTTATATGATCTTCTAAATTTCCTCCTGCATCTTTATAGTGTTCTTCTTCCTCTTTATTATCTTCTTTTTTTATATTAAAATTTTTCAAGTTACCAAGTAAACCAAAACTAATATCAAATTTAATTTTCTGAATATATTCTCTATCGGAATTTAAATCATATATACCTTTAGAAGTAACTTCATAATCATCTCCATCATCTTTAATATCTATTTCAAATTTAATATCTTTTGAGCCTAAATCTAAGTCCTCACTATCAATTTCTTTAATTCCATCGGAAACTATATCATCTATATTTGCCCTTACAAATTCCACTCCAGAATCAGCATTATAAAAAGCTTTAGACATACCCTCTTCGTGAACAGCTATATTTATATGATTCCTTGCAGTTGTAGCTAATGCTGTAACTAATACAGTTCCCACTAATAATAGCAAAAGCACTAAAACTAAAGCTGCACCATCTTCATTTTTTTTAAACATTTATTTGCCTCCTTGTTTATATCTAATTATAATTTTATTCAACTTATACTTAATTTTAAGCTTAAAATCATATTACCAAAAAATTTAAATAAACTTTAGACTTAAAATTAATCATAAACAAAATAATCCACAGCAAATTCACTGTGGCATAAACCTGAGGCAAACTTGACAATCATAGATAAATTCCGTAGATTCAAGTCTTTGCGTAATAATTTTTCAATTATCTTGCCGTTAAAATATTTTATTAGTTGTTTTATTAATTGTATACTTAATTTTTTATTTTTACAATAAACGCTTTAACAATAATTAAAATTTTTGTAGTTTTGAAAAAATAAATAAAAAAAGTAAACATGAATCTCTCTTAAAGACCCATATTTACTTTTTATTAATGATATTTCAAACTTTAGAAGTTACTCCACTACAATATTTAATTGTTATTGATTAATGCCTCTAATTCTTCAGGAGTTAATTCTTGAAATTCCTTTTGCTCCTGAGATTTATTATCTTTAAGAGAATTCAAAATTTCTTCTCTTCGTTTATCTCTTTCTTCTAAATATTCTTGAAGTGCTTTATCACTATCTTGATCTTCATTCATTTCTTCTATCTCTTTTCCCTTTGGATTTCTATCTACAACCTTTGTTGTGTTATCCAAAGCTTTATCAATTAAGTGATTCTCTTGTTCTACAGTTTGATCATATTTTATAATTCTTGGAGTTACAAAGATAACTAGTTCATTAACATTTTCATTTTTATTTCTTGTTTTAAATAATTCACCTAGTATTGGAATATCTCCTAATAAAGGGATCTTGGTTATTACTCCATCATTAGTTGTCTGGATTAAACCTCCAATAACTATTGTTTCTCCATCTTTAAGTCTTAATCTTGTTTCAACTCTTCTAGATTTTTTAGATGGTGGTTTTTGTTCTTGAGGGTCAAAAATCT includes the following:
- the ilvC gene encoding ketol-acid reductoisomerase codes for the protein MKIYYDNDADLKYLEDKVVAVIGYGSQGHAQAQNLKDSGVDVVVGLRKESSSWPLAEEDGFEVLTTPEAAAKADVIQILIPDIKQASVFKNDIEPNLEAGNALVFSHGLNIHYDQIVPQKDVDVFMVAPKSPGHLVRRLYEDGKGVPGLLAVYQDFTGKAYELGLAYAKGIGCTHAGVIETTFQEETETDLFGEQAVLCGGTTALVKAGFETLVEAGYQPEIAYFEVLNELKLIVDLMFEGGISTMRDSISDTAQYGDLVSGPRVIDEHVKENMQAVLEDIQTGKFAREWILENQANRPVFNSLTKKDEDSQIEAVGRKLRKMMSWID
- a CDS encoding prepilin-type N-terminal cleavage/methylation domain-containing protein produces the protein MILLKKINDKDGFSLVEIIIIIALGGIILTAVFSSFSSGIRNFYFTEEKSATQREIRFLTSYIAENIRNSTRIELVSDYNEALDSGEAIIGFDGAEFKYRDNSGTDRTVIEFTKTQTVSFELNTENNSPDSLIINIGDVPREIILNNFSSTSANDTDQYIKFKK
- the ilvE gene encoding branched-chain-amino-acid transaminase, which encodes MSRNIYLNGEIVPEDQAQISVFDHGYLYGDGIFEGIRAYNGRVFMLDQHIKRLYQSAKTIMLDIPLNKKEMEAAILKTIRANDLQDAYIRVVVSRGVGDLGLDPRKCPEPTIVIIASAIQLYPEELYETGLKLVTVPTRRNGPEMVNPRIKSLNYLNNIMARLEANMQNAPEAIILNSDGYVAECTGDNIFIIEEGKLYTPPKYAGILKGTKREVVLEIAAEMGLEIKEELFTRHDLFNAEECFLSGTAAEVIPVVEVDGRTIADGSVGQRTKDLIAKFREIAGSTGTEIYND
- the ilvD gene encoding dihydroxy-acid dehydratase, with amino-acid sequence MRSDKIKKGIERAPHRSLLYALGLDDDDLDKPMIGIANSANDIIPGHKHLDRIKDAVEHGITAAGGTALTFSTIGVCDGIAMGHSGMHYSLASREIIADSVEAVVNGHQLDGLVLIPNCDKIVPGMMMAAARLDIPAIVISGGPMEAGSHCGEAIDLHNVFEAVGSVTSGEMEVEELDQIARSACPGVGSCAGMFTANSMNSLAEVLGLALPGNGTIPAVKADRIRLAKAAGKAVMKLIEKDIRPSDILTEKSFANAITVDMSLGCSTNTALHLPAIAHEAGIDLPLDKFNEISDQVPHICSLTPAGKNHMENLNSAGGIHAVINELVKGDLINLDTVTVTGQSLRENLKAIKFVDHEIIRPLDNPYHARGGLSILKGNLAPEGSVVKRAAVAENMMEHRGPARIYNSEEETIAAINQGAINPGDVVVIKNEGPKGGPGMREMLSPTSALAGMGLDDSVALITDGRFSGATRGAAIGHVSPEAAAGGPIAALEEGDIIHIDMNKFILEVELSAEELAARMEKVEPFVPEVTGYLKRYAKLVGSASKGAVLD
- the ilvN gene encoding acetolactate synthase small subunit; translated protein: MTHILSVSVLNKPGVLTRVAGLFSRRNFNIESLNVGKTENPEISRMTIVVKGDQKVLEQVTKQLHKLINVLKITELDKSAIVERDLILIRVKCTRKQRSEIIQIADTFRAQIVDVAPDSLMIEATGTEDKLEALTELLRDFGIAEFVRTGIVALSRGQAQKKS
- the ilvB gene encoding biosynthetic-type acetolactate synthase large subunit, giving the protein MPKLNGGEIIVESLKKENVEAIFGYPGGAVINLYDALYNSGLKHYLGRHEQGVVHAADGYARSSGKVGVCIATSGPGGTNMVTGLANAFMDSVPLVAFTGQVSSSMIGKDSFQEADITGISLPITKHNFLVTDVNDLAKTIKEAFFIAKTGRPGPVLIDLAKDVTQKVAEFNYPTKVSLPGYRPQFEGHRLQVNKAARAINNAKRPLLYVGGGAVISGAEKEIRELVDRAKIPITTTLMALGIYPEDQELALEMLGMHGTQYANKATLETDLVIAIGARFDDRVTGRLDEFIAQADIIQIDIDPAEIGKNLDVEIPIVGDVKDVLLEILPFIEAKENGKWQQRIKELKRKYPLKYEDDGSETIKPQYIMEEVDKYTNGESTIVTEVGQHQMWAAQFHKYKKPRQFISSGGLGTMGFGLPAAIGAQVGQPDETIILIAGDGSIQMNIQELGTIQTYNVPVKIIIFNNKYLGMVRQWQEMFFDKRYSETKIPAPDFVKMGEAYGIWSKSVEKKSELDAALKEAMELKGPAILDIHIPEEENVYPMVPAGAGLKDMIGG
- a CDS encoding helix-turn-helix transcriptional regulator gives rise to the protein MNLEIKWEIILDIIYKTGRIIDLHKYSYYFLKELNQIIPFYAANFFLFDNEKELICDPICFNISDSVLKDYNDYYWQIDDIRNLAFDQHEPIISTQLMDYNSWTNTEYFNDFLAKNRLYYSCGIDIHAEKRLLGTISLFRTCKDRNFGPADLIYLNLLAKHSSNHLKKLFEIDRLKKQRNKKQENIIIHKAENFNLSKREKDVLKLILLGKTNEEIAKNLFISVNTVKKHLSHIFNKTEVHNRTELASLIYKKTSAF